A window from Hemibagrus wyckioides isolate EC202008001 linkage group LG19, SWU_Hwy_1.0, whole genome shotgun sequence encodes these proteins:
- the podxl gene encoding podocalyxin, whose amino-acid sequence MCTKMRILWTILTIGSLLQGAYANNKTTSTALISNTTETTKPTPSTTITTTNSVLVQQSTTNATQPSPASATSIPGKDTSNPNTTQQTSITVATSSGGPEKTEESTKGAISVAPPISKVTTETPIKPSENTTNLVKTSETTNSTTVTMAPVTIPVRITSETTTPVRITSETTTPVRITSETTTPVRITSETTTPVRITSETTTPVRITSETTTPVRITSETTTPVRITSETTTPVRITSETTTPVRITSETTTPVRITSEKMAPMKTTSATRKNVPKEQFTKTVAANSTGDHFENLCARFMAIINATGKCTITGVMTNDVIKYSVIKLLVDELSEETHMKTTARTSEGTPEERSDKNSMTLITILTSCGALALILTAFAVYCSCHRLSYRKNQQHLTEELQTVENGYHDNPTLEVMEVQPEMQEKKMALNGEFNDSWIVPFDNLAKEDILEEEDTHL is encoded by the exons ATGTGCACCAAGATGCGGATCCTGTGGACTATCCTTACGATAG GTTCTCTCCTCCAAGGTGCATATGCTAATAATAAAACTACATCAACTGCTCTGATCAGCAATACAACGGAAACAACAAAACCAACTCCTTCTACTACCATCACTACTACAAATTCAGTACTGGTTCAACAATCCACAACAAACGCTACTCAGCCCAGTCCTGCATCTGCCACCAGTATCCCAGGAAAAGACACCAGCAATCCCAACACAACTCAGCAAACCAGTATCACTGTAGCAACTTCTTCAG GTGGGCCCGAGAAAACAGAAGAATCCACAAAGGGAGCTATATCAGTAGCTCCTCCTATTTCTAAAGTAACTACTGAAACACCAATAAAACCTTCAGAAAATACAACAAATCTAGTGAAGACTTCAGAAACAACAAATTCTACAACAGTGACAATGGCTCCAGTGACTATTCCAGTAAGAATAACTTCAGAAACGACGACTCCAGTAAGAATAACTTCAGAAACGACGACTCCAGTAAGAATAACTTCAGAAACGACGACTCCAGTAAGAATAACTTCAGAAACGACGACTCCAGTAAGAATAACTTCAGAAACGACGACTCCAGTAAGAATAACTTCAGAAACGACGACTCCAGTAAGAATAACTTCAGAAACGACGACGCCAGTAAGAATAACTTCAGAAACGACGACGCCAGTAAGAATAACTTCAGAAACGACGACGCCAGTAAGAATAACTTCAGAAACGACGACTCCAGTAAGAATAACTTCAGAAAAAATGGCTCCAATGAAAACAACTTCAGCAACAAGAAAAAATGTCCCTAAAGAACAATTCACT AAAACCGTAGCTGCAAACAGCACTGGG GACCACTTTGAGAATCTTTGCGCACGCTTCATGGCGATCATCAATGCAACTGGTAAATGCACCATAACTGGAGTGATGACCAATGATGTTATTAAATACAGCGTCATAAAACTGTTGG TGGATGAACTGTCAGaggaaacacacatgaaaacgaCAGCGCGAACATCAGAGGGAACACCAGAGGAAAGAAGTGATAAGAATAGCATG ACACTGATCACCATCTTGACTTCGTGTGGTGCGCTGGCACTGATCCTTACTGCTTTTGCTGTGTATTGCAGCTGCCATCGCTTATCCTACAGGAAGAATCAg CAACATCTGACTGAAGAGCTGCAAACTGTGGAGAACGGATATCACGACAACCCCACGCTGGAGGTAATGGAGGTGCAGCCGGAGATGCAGGAGAAGAAGATGGCACTGAATGGGGAGTTTAACGATAGCTGGATCGTGCCATTCGATAACCTGGCCAAGGAGGACATACTTGAGGAGGAGGATACACACCTGTAA
- the LOC131369821 gene encoding histidine ammonia-lyase-like encodes MSRVSVRIRDEWVLIPCPERSQCMRWLGAEALRRYNNAHSSGGVGGEESFVLRRCLDEALLDLDDTISSVLDISDFIELRFKEDALEEYNRFSPDKIKIQLTQQEKYISLDGNNLTTADLVRLGKGIYKIKLSAEAEERVLGARDLIEKIISENKVAYGVNTGFGKFARTIVGKGQLQELQGNLIRSHSAGVGPPLSPERTRMLLALRINALAKGHSGVSLETLQKMVAAFNASCLSWVPEQGTVGASGDLAPLAHLALGLMGEGRMWSPQTGWTDAMTVLDGHGLTPISLKPKEGLSLINGTQMISSLGAEAVERAEAISRQADVIAALTLETLKGTNKAFDIDVHAVRPHPGQVLVARRFRSLLHSDAFPSEITDENSYNSVQDAYTLRCCPQVHGVANDTIAFVKKILTTELNSATDNPLVFSERGITISGGNFHGEYPAKALDFLAIGVHELGSISERRIERLCNPSLSNLPAFLVKEGGLNSGFMVAHCTAAALVSENKVLCHPASVDSLSTSAATEDHVSMGGWAARKALKVVEHVEQVLAIELLAACQALEFHRPLKTTAPLEKVYELLRSAVRPWDKDRTMSCDIESAHQLLLEEEVWKAVEPYMDQYKESNHQHLPNCLS; translated from the exons ATGTCTCGGGTGTCTGTTCGTATCCGTGACGAATGGGTGCTGATCCCGTGTCCTGAACGGTCTCAGTGTATGCGCTGGCTAGGTGCTGAGGCTCTGCGGCGCTACAATAACGCTCACTCCAGTGGTGGTGTAGGTGGAGAGGAAAGCTTCGTGCTCAGGAGGTGTCTGGATGAGGCGCTACTAGATTTGGATGACACTATCAGTAGCGTTCTTGACATCAGTGACTTTATTGAGCTGA GATTTAAAGAAGATGCTCTGGAAGAGTATAATAGATTTTCGCCCGATAAGAT AAAAATCCAGTTAACACAGCAAGAGAAG TATATCTCTTTAGATGGAAACAATCTCACCACTGCTGATCTGGTCCGTTTAGGAAAAGGCATCTATAAGATTAAG CTCAGTGCTGAGGCAGAGGAACGTGTGCTGGGAGCCAGGGATCTCATCGAGAAGATCATATCTGAAAATAAAG TTGCTTATGGAGTTAACACAGGATTTGGGAAATTTGCAAGGACCATTGTGGGGAAAGGTCAACTCCA GGAGCTGCAGGGAAATCTGATTCGCTCCCACAGTGCTG GGGTTGGACCCCCACTGAGTCCTGAAAGAACCCGGATGCTTCTTGCTCTCAGGATTAATGCCTTAGCTAAAGGCCATAGTGGCGTTTCCTTGGAGACGCTTCAGAAAATGGTGGCAGCCTTTAATG ccTCCTGTCTCTCCTGGGTTCCTGAGCAAGGAACCGTAGGGGCGAGTGGAGACCTGGCCCCTCTCGCTCACCTGGCTCTGGGGCTGATGGGAGAGGGACGCATGTGGTCACCACAGACCGGCTGGACTGATGCCATGACT GTACTAGACGGACACGGTCTGACCCCAATATCCCTGAAACCCAAAGAG GGACTTTCTCTGATTAACGGGACGCAGATGATCTCATCACTGGGTGCTGAGGCAGTAGAGAGAGCAGAAGCGATCAGTCGGCAGGCTGATGTCATCGCTGCTCTCACTTTAGAGACCCTGAAGGGAACCAACAAAGCTTTCGATATTG ATGTCCATGCGGTGCGACCTCACCCGGGTCAGGTGTTAGTTGCTCGGAGATTTCGCTCTTTGCTTCATTCTGACGCCTTTCCCTCTGAAATCACAG ATGAGAATTCCTACAACAGTGTTCAGGATGCCTACACACTGCGGTGCTGCCCTCAG GTGCATGGAGTAGCCAATGACACCATAGCATTTGTGAAGAAAATTCTCACGACTGAGTTAAACAGTGCCACTGATAATCCT TTGGTATTTTCAGAACGAGGAATCACTATTTCAGGAGGAAACTTCCACGGTGAATATCCTGCTAAG GCTCTGGACTTCCTGGCTATAGGAGTGCACGAGTTGGGGAGTATTAGTGAGCGGCGCATCGAGAGGCTGTGTAATCCCTCACTCAGTAATCTCCCTGCCTTCCTGGTGAAAGAAGGAGGATTAAATTCAGGCTTTATGGTGGCCCACTGCACTGCTGCTGCCCTGG TGTCTGAGAATAAGGTGCTGTGCCACCCGGCCTCTGTGGACTCTCTGTCCACCAGTGCAGCTACAGAGGACCATGTGTCTATGGGGGGCTGGGCAGCCAGAAAGGCCCTGAAGGTGGTCGAGCATGTGGAGCAAG TCCTTGCCATAGAGTTACTCGCTGCCTGCCAGGCTCTGGAGTTCCACCGGCCTTTAAAGACCACAGCACCTCTGGAGAAGGTCTACGAACTGCTACGCTCTGCAGTCAG GCCTTGGGACAAAGACCGCACCATGAGCTGTGATATCGAATCAGCTCACCAACTCCTCCTAGAGGAAGAG gtgtggaaAGCAGTGGAACCATACATGGACCAGTATAAGGAGAGTAACCACCAGCATCTTCCCAATTGTCTGTCATAA